Sequence from the Mixophyes fleayi isolate aMixFle1 chromosome 4, aMixFle1.hap1, whole genome shotgun sequence genome:
GGGATAATACAGGGAAATCGCTGGGATAACTCAGAGCAATCGCTGGTAAAACAGGAAAATCGCTCGGATAACACAGAGAAACCGCTGGTAATACAGTTAAATCGCTGGGATAATACAGGAAAATCACTGGGACAACACTGGGAAATCGCTGGAACAACACAGAAATCGCTGGGATAATACAGGGAAATCGCTGTGACAACACAAGGAAATTGCTGGGAAAACACAGAGAAATCGCTGGGACAACACTGGGAAATCGCTGGGACAACACTGGGAAATCGCTGGGATAATACAGGAAAATCACTGGGACAACACTGGGAAATCGCTGGAACAACACAGAAATCGCTGGGATAATACAGGGAAATCGCTGGGACAACACAAGGAAATTGCTGGGAAAACACAGAGAAATCGCTGGGACAACACTGGGAAATCGCTGGGACAACACTGGGAAATCGCTGGGACAACACTGGGAAATCGCTGGGACAACACTGGGAAATCGCTGGGACAACACAGAAATCGCTGGGATAATACAGGAAAATCACTGGGACAACACTGGGAAATCGCTGGAACAACACAGAAATCGCTGGGATAATACAGGGAAATCGCTGGGACAACACAAGGAAATTGCTGGGAAAACACAGAGAAATCGCTGGGACAACACTGGGAAATCGCTGGGATAACACGGAAATCGCTGGGATAACACAGAGAAATCGCTGGGATAATACATGGAAATCGCTGGGACAACACTGGGAAATCGCTGGGACAACACTGGGTATTCACTGGGATAATACAGGGAAATCGCTGGGATAACTCAGAGCAATTGCTGGGATAATACAGGGAAATTGCTGGGAAAACACTGGGAAATCGCTGGAACAACACAGAGAAACCGCTGGGAAAACACTGGGACAACACTGGGAAATCGCTGGGACAACACAAGGAAATTGCTGGAAAAACACAGAGAAATCGCTGGGACAACACTGGGAAATTACTGGGACAACACTGGGAAATCGCTGGGACGACAACAGAGAAACCGCTGGGAAAACACTGGGAAATCGCTGGGACAACACAGAGCAATCGCTGGGAAACAGGGAAATCACTGGGAAATCGCTGGGATAATACAGGGAAATCGCTAGGACAACACAGAGAAATCGCTGGGATAACTCAGAGCAATCGCTGGGATAATACAGGGAAATTGCTGGGAAATCGCTGGGACAACACAGGGAAATTGCTGGGATAACTTAGAGCAATCGCTGGGACAACACAGGGAAATCGCTGGGATAACTTAGAGCAATCGCTGGGAAAACAGGGAAATCGCTGGGACAACACTGGGAAATCGCTGGGATAACACGGAAATCGCTGGGATAACACAGAGAAATCGCTGGGATAATACATGGAAATCGCTGGGACAACACTGGGAAATCGCTGGGACAACACTGGGTATTCACTGGGATAATACAGGGAAATCGCTGGGATAACTTAGAGCAATCGCTGGGAAAACAGGGAAATCGCTGGGAAAACACTGGGAAATCGCTGGGACAACACTGGGAAATCGCTGGGATAATACAGGGAAATTGCTGGGACAACACAAGGAAATTGCTGGGAATACAGAGAAATCGCTGTGACAACAATGGGAAATCGCTGGGATAACACAGGGAAATCGCTGGGATAATACAGGGAAATCGCTGGGACAACACTGGGAAAACGCTAGGACAACACGGAAATCGCTGGGATAATACAGGGAAATCGCTGGGATAACTCAGAGCAATCGCTGAGATAACTCAGAGCAATCGCTGGAACAACACAGGGAAATCGCTGGAACAAGACAGGGAAATCGCTGGAACAACACAGGGAAATCGCTGGGATAATACAGGGAAATCGGGAAATCGCTGGGATAATAAAAAGCAAACACTGGGATAATACAGGGAAATCGCTGGGATAACTCAGAGCAATCGCTGGTAAAACAGGAAAATCGCTCGGATAACACAGAGAAACCGCTGGTAATACAGGTAAATCGCTCGGATAACACTGGGAAATCGCTGGGACAACACTGGGAAATCGCTGGGACAACACTGGGAAATCGCTGGGACAACACAGAAATCGCTGGGATAATACAGGAAAATCACTGGGACAACACTGGGAAATCGCTGGAACAACACAGAAATCGCTGGGATAATACAGGGAAATCGCTGGGACAACACAAGGAAATTGCTGGGAAAACACAGAGAAATCGCTGGGACAACACTGGGAAATAGCTGGGATAACACGGAAATCGCTGGGATAACACAGAGAAATCGCTGGGACAACACTGGGTATTCACTGGGATAATACAGGGAAATCGCTGGGATAATTTAGAGCAATCGCTGGGATAATACAGGGAAATTGCTGGGAAAACACTGGGAAATCGCTGGAACAACACAGAGAAACCGCTGGGAAAACACTGGGAAATCGCTGGGAAATCGCTGGGATAATACAGGGAAATCGCTGGGACAACACAGAGCAATCGCTGGGATAATACAGGGAAATTGCTGGGAAATCGCTGGGACAACACAGGGAAATCGCTGGGATAACTTAGAGCAATCGCTGGGAAAACAGGGAAATCGCTGGGAAAACAGGGAAATCGCTGGGATAATAAGACAGAGACATTTCTGGGATAATATCCCTATTGCTGAGCATGgtgcacaagagctgacactctaggGCAGCTTGCAGCACACAGGCACAGGAGGGGTTAAGGGGGTGGGTCTGCCCTGTGATTGGGTGGTTGGGGGCTGGGGGCTGGGGGCTGGTATTAGGAGGACAGATCAGGCAGACGCAGCACCTGCCCCAAGTACCCCGGGATGGAGACCCCCCATCTGCCCGTAGTGAAGCGCCCTATGAACGCCTTCATGGTGTGGTCCAGCGAGGAGAGGAAGCGGGTGTCCGCCCTGTACCCCAAGATGCACAACTCCGAGATCAGCCGGAGACTGGGGGAGGTGTGGAGGGGGCTGGGGGAGGACGAGCGGAGACCCTACCGGGAGGAGGCCAAGAGGCTGCGGGCGCAGCACGCCCGGGACTACCCCGGGTACAAGTATGCCCCCCGCAAGAAGAAGAAGGGCaaggctggcagcaagcaggggGAGGCGCCCCCATTACTGCCCCTGGAAGCCCCCCGACCCATGGGAGGGGAGAGTAAGGGCTACCAGGCGCAGTATAATGGCTACCAAGACCCCTATAGGTAAGTCTGACCCTGCTGCCCACTGTAATAACTCCCAGGTTAttactgctccccccccccagctctgctccccctcttctcatcccccccctgctctgctccccctcttcccATCCCCCCCTGCTCTGCTTCCCCTCTTCTCATCCccccccctgctctgctccccctcttcccatccccccctgctctgctccccctcttctcatcccccCCCCGCTCTGCTCCCCTCTTCTCAGCCCCCCCTGCTCAATTCCCCTCTTCTCAGCCCCCCTACTCTGCTCCCCTCTTCTCATCCCccccccctgctctgctccccctcttctcatcccccccctgctctgctccccctcttctcatccc
This genomic interval carries:
- the SOX15 gene encoding transcription factor SOX-15, with protein sequence METPHLPVVKRPMNAFMVWSSEERKRVSALYPKMHNSEISRRLGEVWRGLGEDERRPYREEAKRLRAQHARDYPGYKYAPRKKKKGKAGSKQGEAPPLLPLEAPRPMGGESKGYQAQYNGYQDPYSYMPYSGPPKMDPLLPPISDVSALYGFGLYDYGERRGIRPQVHYPTVEVETGGSLTSL